Proteins from one Triticum aestivum cultivar Chinese Spring chromosome 7A, IWGSC CS RefSeq v2.1, whole genome shotgun sequence genomic window:
- the LOC123147265 gene encoding mitogen-activated protein kinase 2: MRMEGGGAGAGGGGHGGGHGLGGEAQIKGTLTHGGRYVQYNVYGNLFEVSAKYVPPIRPVGRGACGIICAAVNAQTREEVAIKKIGNAFDNQIDAKRTLREVKLLRHMNHENVISIKDIIRPPRRENFNDVYIVYELMDTDLHHLLRSNQPLTDDHCQYFLYQVLRGLKYVHSAKVLHRDLRPSNLLLNAKCELKIGDFGLARTTTETDFMMEYVVTRWYRAPELLLNCSEYTAAIDIWSVGCILGEIAMREPLFPGKDYVHQLRLITELIGSPDDTSLGFLRSDNARRYVRSLPQYPKQHFGSRFPSMSTGAMDLLERMLVFDPSKRITVDEALCHPYLASLHEINDEPVCPAPFSFDFEQPSFTEEDIKELIWREALKFNPEPIH, translated from the exons ATGCGCATGGAGGGTGGAGGCGCCGGGGCAGGAGGAGGAGGTCacggcggcggccatggcctcgGCGGCGAGGCGCAGATCAAGGGCACGCTCACCCACGGCGGCAGGTACGTGCAGTACAACGTCTACGGCAACCTCTTTGAGGTCTCTGCTAAGTACGTCCCACCCATCCGACCTGTCGGCCGCGGCGCCTGCGGCATCATCTG CGCTGCTGTAAATGCACAGACTCGTGAGGAGGTCGCTATCAAAAAGATAGGTAATGCGTTTGACAACCAGATCGATGCCAAACGCACTTTGCGAGAAGTAAAGCTGCTTCGCCACATGAATCATGAGAAT GTGATTTCAATAAAGGACATCATACGCCCACCAAGGCGGGAGAACTTCAACGATGTTTACATCGTCTATGAACTGATGGACACTGATCTTCACCACCTTCTAAGATCAAACCAGCCACTCACGGATGATCACTGTCAG TATTTTCTCTACCAAGTGCTCCGAGGATTGAAGTATGTGCATTCAGCAAAGGTCTTGCACCGGGACCTCAGACCGAGCAACCTGCTGCTCAATGCTAAGTGTGAACTCAAGATTGGAGATTTTGGCTTGGCTAGGACCACGACTGAGACTGACTTCATGATGGAGTATGTTGTTACTCGGTGGTACAGGGCACCGGAGCTCCTGCTCAACTGCTCGGAGTACACTGCAGCAATTGATATCTGGTCAGTGGGTTGCATCCTCGGTGAGATTGCTATGAGGGAGCCACTGTTTCCTGGAAAAGATTATGTTCATCAGCTGAGGCTAATTACTGAG CTGATAGGCTCACCAGATGACACGAGCCTTGGGTTTCTTCGAAGTGATAATGCCCGCAGATACGTGAGGTCTCTTCCTCAATACCCGAAACAGCATTTTGGTTCACGGTTCCCCAGTATGTCCACTGGCGCCATGGATTTGCTTGAGAGGATGCTCGTATTTGATCCGAGCAAGAGGATTACTG TTGATGAGGCTCTATGCCATCCTTATTTAGCATCCCTTCATGAGATAAATGATGAACCTGTCTGCCCAGCGCCTTTCAGCTTCGACTTCGAACAGCCATCATTTACTGAGGAAGATATCAAAGAACTCATTTGGAGGGAGGCTCTCAAGTTCAACCCTGAACCAATTCACTGA